In Alkalihalobacillus sp. FSL W8-0930, a single window of DNA contains:
- the mnmE gene encoding tRNA uridine-5-carboxymethylaminomethyl(34) synthesis GTPase MnmE, which translates to MITEFDTIAAISTAQGEGAIGIVRLSGDEAISIASHLYEGKNPLQDVASHSIVYGHITDGTSKVEEAMISVMRAPRTFTREDVVEINCHGGLVSVNRVLQLALKHGARLAEPGEFTKRAFLNGRIDLSQAEGVMDLIRAKTDRAMNVALGQLEGRLSGKIKQLRQELLETVAQVEVNIDYPEYDAEEMTHDIMVEKVGFVIEEVDKLLRTAGQGKILREGLATAIIGRPNVGKSSLMNSLVHENKAIVTDIPGTTRDTLEEYVNVRGVPLRLVDTAGIRETEDIVERLGVERSRKALREADLILLVVNHGEELSPEDEALFEATADMNAVVIVNKVDVPRAINLDRVKELAAGRPVVTTAFIEDKGLEDLEEAIAALFFEGAIEGEDATYVSNTRHIALLEQAKQTAQDALEATDSGMPIDLIQIDVTRTWELLGEIIGDSVQDSLIDQLFSQFCLGK; encoded by the coding sequence ATGATAACAGAATTTGACACCATTGCAGCGATTTCAACGGCTCAAGGAGAAGGGGCTATTGGAATAGTTAGACTAAGCGGTGACGAAGCGATTTCGATAGCGTCGCATTTATATGAAGGAAAAAATCCGCTTCAGGATGTAGCGTCTCATTCCATTGTCTACGGTCACATTACGGACGGCACAAGTAAGGTAGAAGAAGCAATGATAAGCGTGATGCGAGCTCCTCGTACATTTACACGAGAGGATGTCGTTGAAATCAACTGTCATGGTGGGTTAGTGTCTGTTAACCGAGTTCTTCAGCTTGCGCTAAAACATGGAGCGAGGCTGGCGGAACCTGGAGAATTCACGAAACGAGCCTTTTTAAATGGACGAATCGATTTATCTCAAGCAGAAGGTGTTATGGACTTGATCCGTGCAAAAACAGATCGAGCTATGAATGTGGCACTCGGACAGCTTGAGGGGCGTTTGTCGGGCAAGATTAAGCAGCTACGTCAAGAGCTTCTTGAAACAGTCGCTCAAGTCGAAGTGAATATCGACTACCCTGAATACGATGCGGAAGAGATGACTCATGACATTATGGTTGAAAAAGTAGGGTTTGTGATCGAAGAAGTGGATAAGCTGTTAAGAACAGCAGGCCAGGGTAAAATTCTTCGAGAAGGGCTTGCTACAGCGATTATCGGAAGACCGAATGTTGGAAAGTCGTCTCTCATGAATAGCCTCGTTCATGAAAATAAAGCCATTGTGACAGACATTCCGGGTACAACGCGTGATACACTTGAAGAGTACGTAAATGTTCGTGGAGTTCCCTTGCGCTTAGTTGATACGGCTGGGATTCGCGAAACAGAAGATATCGTTGAGCGATTAGGCGTGGAACGATCACGTAAGGCACTACGCGAAGCGGATTTAATATTACTTGTGGTAAACCACGGGGAAGAGCTCTCACCTGAGGATGAAGCGTTGTTTGAAGCGACTGCAGACATGAATGCAGTGGTTATCGTTAACAAGGTCGATGTACCCCGTGCCATTAATTTGGACAGAGTGAAAGAGCTTGCAGCGGGACGTCCTGTTGTGACCACAGCTTTTATAGAAGATAAAGGATTGGAAGACTTAGAAGAAGCCATTGCGGCGCTGTTTTTTGAAGGGGCGATTGAAGGTGAAGATGCAACCTATGTATCAAACACTAGACATATCGCTTTACTTGAGCAGGCGAAGCAGACGGCGCAGGATGCCCTTGAAGCAACCGATTCAGGTATGCCGATTGATTTAATTCAAATTGATGTCACCAGAACATGGGAACTGCTTGGAGAAATTATCGGCGATAGTGTGCAGGATAGCTTGATTGACCAGCTGTTCTCCCAGTTCTGTTTAGGGAAATAA
- the jag gene encoding RNA-binding cell elongation regulator Jag/EloR, producing MSKHLNLSQNQSLKLKIRVTGKSVSEAIEEALKELDVPKERLSYEVLEEPKKGFLGFGARKALVEATAIPDPIEVAYSFLTKTVSEMGIDASIEQKITSEGCLLSIQCEEERDAARLIGKRGQTLDSLEYLVELAANRHKVKYQAFQVDVGDYRSKRYELLRELAHRVGDKAAKQEEGIPLEPMNSRDRKIVHQILYKKKGVTTVSKGKGTNRHVIVKKSND from the coding sequence ATGTCAAAGCACCTCAATCTCAGTCAAAACCAAAGCCTAAAGCTAAAAATAAGGGTAACAGGAAAAAGCGTAAGTGAAGCCATTGAAGAGGCACTAAAAGAGCTTGATGTTCCAAAAGAGCGTCTATCTTATGAAGTTCTTGAAGAGCCTAAAAAAGGGTTTCTAGGGTTTGGTGCGAGAAAAGCGCTTGTTGAAGCAACGGCCATTCCTGATCCCATAGAAGTGGCGTATTCGTTTTTGACGAAAACGGTAAGTGAGATGGGAATTGATGCGTCAATCGAGCAAAAGATTACGAGTGAAGGTTGTCTTCTTTCCATTCAATGTGAAGAGGAACGAGATGCTGCCAGGTTAATTGGAAAACGTGGACAAACGTTAGATTCGCTCGAATATTTAGTTGAATTAGCGGCTAACCGACACAAAGTAAAGTACCAAGCGTTTCAGGTTGATGTTGGGGACTACCGTTCAAAGAGGTATGAACTTTTGCGTGAGCTTGCTCATCGCGTAGGTGATAAGGCAGCTAAACAAGAGGAAGGGATTCCACTTGAGCCGATGAATTCACGCGACCGAAAGATTGTGCATCAAATTCTCTATAAGAAAAAAGGCGTCACAACGGTTTCAAAAGGAAAAGGTACCAACCGACACGTAATTGTCAAAAAGTCGAATGACTAA
- the spoIIIJ gene encoding YidC family membrane integrase SpoIIIJ — protein MKNKFGLFIVSFGLLFLLTGCFSVNEPITSNSEGIWNSFFVYPVSWLIIRFANFFNSYGIAIIALTVLIRLVIMPLMIKQTKSMKAMQLLQPEMQRLREKHSAKDQVTQQKLQKELMGLYQEKGVNPFAGCLPLVIQMPILLALYHAIMRTTEISGNTFLWFTLDVSDPIFLLPIIAGAATFIQQKMMMVQNNPQMQILLYLMPIMITVFGFFLPSAVILYWVVGNVFMIAQTYFITGPNVEQRKAAKAGVGGKTDVKAPQSQSKPKPKAKNKGNRKKRK, from the coding sequence GTGAAGAATAAGTTTGGGTTATTCATTGTTTCATTTGGTCTGCTATTTCTTTTAACCGGATGTTTCAGTGTAAATGAACCGATTACTAGTAATAGTGAGGGAATTTGGAATAGCTTCTTTGTGTATCCGGTTTCCTGGCTCATTATTCGATTTGCTAATTTCTTTAACAGTTACGGAATCGCAATTATTGCCTTAACCGTATTGATTCGATTGGTGATCATGCCACTAATGATTAAACAAACAAAAAGCATGAAAGCTATGCAATTACTACAGCCTGAGATGCAGCGTTTGCGCGAGAAACATAGTGCGAAGGATCAGGTAACACAGCAGAAGCTACAGAAGGAATTAATGGGACTCTATCAAGAAAAAGGTGTGAATCCATTTGCCGGCTGTTTGCCGCTTGTGATTCAGATGCCGATCCTATTAGCCCTTTACCACGCAATTATGAGAACAACAGAGATTAGCGGGAATACATTTTTGTGGTTTACGTTAGATGTATCCGATCCGATCTTCCTTCTACCGATTATCGCAGGGGCGGCTACATTTATTCAGCAAAAAATGATGATGGTTCAAAACAACCCACAGATGCAAATCTTGCTTTACCTCATGCCAATTATGATTACGGTATTTGGCTTCTTCCTGCCATCAGCAGTTATTCTTTACTGGGTTGTAGGTAACGTATTTATGATTGCTCAAACGTACTTTATTACGGGCCCGAACGTAGAACAACGGAAGGCTGCGAAAGCGGGCGTTGGAGGGAAAACAGATGTCAAAGCACCTCAATCTCAGTCAAAACCAAAGCCTAAAGCTAAAAATAAGGGTAACAGGAAAAAGCGTAAGTGA